A DNA window from Verrucomicrobiia bacterium contains the following coding sequences:
- a CDS encoding xanthine dehydrogenase family protein molybdopterin-binding subunit, producing MSRPTDDTLEESAARLHVTAKSSGAYETGPMKVVGKSALRLDAVGKATGATKYGQDLFDKKFLFAKVLRSAHPHAEILGIDTRAAKKLPGVVAVLTHKDVPGTNLHGLIRRDQEVLCSKKVRYRGDALAIVVAKTEEIAVAALEKIQVDYKPLPSVLTMEDALKVDAPKIHAEGNVLGEKHLRRGDAPRAMREADVVVEDIIQTQTVDHAFLDLEAGRARFDGKMLTIEVSGQWLHEERRLIALALGLPLEKLRIIQPATGGAFGGREDISIQIYLGAAALKLKGKMICLRYSRSESTIVRHKRHPIRVHYKLGAKKDGILVAAQITFYVDKGAYASTGIAVMRKASSHATGPYKVPNVWVDVLGVFTNNNPCGAMRGFGAAQTAIAYEGLMDRLAVKLDMDPAELRRKNLVKSGDEVTTGQVVPYATAVECFDAVLQRIDWKNRSYETSAPHLKRGYGISIVCFGLGYGDGFPDASRARCRLTPDGILEIYSGACDVGQGLINMIAQIAAEEVGVPLEKVRPILSDTALTPESGSSSATRQTYFTGSAVHIAASELKKQLQDIAASHLQELVYEIKIENGAAFNVHHPERRMTLKEIARVGKKRGFSLEAMGVYKPPTMPENTQTGQSMRAFVTYLFGSHACQLLVDTETGEVKIERYIACHDVGKAINPDQVIGQIQGGVAQGIGMALMEEVVMKDGRIMNPGFTDYILPTIRDVPEIECIILENPDPGGPFGARGIGEPPLIGTGPAILSAIYDAIGTPIRELPATPERVWRALLDH from the coding sequence ATGAGCCGGCCGACCGACGACACTCTCGAAGAGAGCGCGGCCCGTCTTCATGTGACGGCCAAAAGCTCCGGCGCGTACGAAACCGGGCCAATGAAGGTCGTTGGCAAATCGGCGCTGCGTCTGGACGCGGTTGGCAAGGCAACGGGCGCGACGAAATACGGACAGGATCTGTTTGACAAGAAGTTTCTCTTCGCAAAGGTCCTGCGGTCCGCCCATCCGCACGCGGAGATTCTTGGGATCGATACGCGCGCAGCGAAGAAATTGCCCGGCGTTGTCGCGGTGCTCACCCACAAGGACGTGCCGGGCACCAACCTCCACGGCTTGATCCGTCGCGACCAGGAAGTGTTGTGCAGCAAGAAAGTCCGCTACCGGGGCGATGCGCTCGCCATTGTCGTCGCCAAAACAGAAGAGATTGCGGTCGCGGCGCTGGAAAAGATCCAGGTGGACTACAAGCCGCTGCCATCCGTGCTCACCATGGAAGACGCGCTCAAGGTTGATGCGCCCAAAATTCACGCCGAGGGAAATGTGCTCGGCGAGAAGCATTTGCGCCGGGGCGATGCGCCAAGGGCCATGCGCGAAGCCGATGTCGTGGTGGAGGACATCATCCAGACACAGACGGTGGATCATGCGTTTCTCGACCTGGAAGCCGGCCGGGCGCGCTTCGACGGGAAAATGCTGACGATCGAGGTATCCGGCCAGTGGTTGCATGAAGAACGGCGCTTGATCGCATTGGCGCTCGGTCTGCCGCTGGAAAAACTGCGAATCATTCAACCAGCCACCGGCGGCGCGTTCGGCGGACGCGAAGATATTTCGATTCAAATCTACCTCGGCGCGGCGGCGTTGAAGCTGAAAGGCAAAATGATCTGCCTCCGCTATTCGCGGAGCGAATCAACCATCGTGCGGCATAAACGGCACCCGATCCGTGTTCATTACAAGCTGGGCGCGAAGAAGGACGGTATCCTTGTCGCCGCACAAATCACGTTTTATGTGGACAAGGGCGCGTACGCCTCGACGGGCATCGCCGTGATGCGCAAGGCGTCGAGCCATGCAACGGGGCCCTACAAGGTTCCAAATGTCTGGGTTGACGTCCTCGGCGTGTTCACGAACAACAACCCGTGTGGCGCCATGCGTGGTTTCGGCGCGGCCCAAACCGCCATCGCATACGAGGGGTTGATGGACCGGCTGGCGGTGAAACTCGACATGGATCCGGCGGAGTTACGCCGAAAGAATTTGGTGAAATCTGGCGACGAGGTCACGACGGGACAGGTTGTGCCGTATGCGACCGCCGTTGAATGCTTCGACGCGGTATTGCAGCGGATTGATTGGAAGAACCGCAGCTACGAGACCTCCGCCCCGCATCTGAAGCGCGGTTACGGCATCAGCATCGTCTGCTTCGGGCTCGGCTACGGCGATGGATTCCCCGATGCGTCGCGCGCGCGCTGCCGGCTCACTCCCGATGGCATCCTGGAGATTTACTCGGGCGCCTGCGATGTCGGGCAGGGGCTTATTAATATGATCGCGCAGATCGCGGCGGAGGAGGTCGGCGTGCCGCTGGAGAAAGTGCGGCCAATCCTTTCGGACACGGCGTTGACACCCGAATCCGGCAGCTCGTCGGCGACACGGCAAACGTATTTCACCGGTTCAGCCGTGCACATCGCGGCATCGGAATTGAAGAAGCAATTGCAGGACATCGCCGCCAGTCACCTCCAGGAACTGGTTTACGAGATCAAGATTGAGAACGGGGCGGCCTTCAACGTCCACCACCCGGAACGGCGCATGACGTTGAAGGAAATCGCGCGCGTGGGAAAGAAGCGCGGCTTTTCGCTGGAAGCGATGGGCGTGTACAAACCGCCGACGATGCCGGAGAACACACAGACCGGCCAGAGCATGCGGGCGTTCGTCACGTACCTTTTCGGGAGCCACGCCTGCCAGTTGCTCGTCGATACGGAAACCGGCGAGGTGAAAATCGAACGCTACATCGCCTGTCACGATGTCGGCAAAGCCATCAATCCCGACCAGGTCATCGGCCAGATTCAGGGCGGCGTCGCGCAGGGCATCGGCATGGCCTTGATGGAAGAAGTCGTAATGAAAGACGGCCGGATCATGAACCCGGGCTTCACGGATTATATTCTGCCGACGATTCGCGATGTGCCCGAGATTGAATGCATCATATTGGAG
- a CDS encoding (2Fe-2S)-binding protein, translating to MKKPVKAKSTNNGLWPLRFKLNGKKVSTKVPPTRTLLDFLRLELGLTGTKGACLEGECGSCYVLVDGKPMNSCLMLAPQVQDREVTTIEGLARNKKLDVIQQKFIDCGAVQCGYCTPGLILSAKALLAENPHPTREEFLVGMEGNICRCTGYNKILRACEQAADEMGLKKK from the coding sequence ATGAAGAAACCCGTAAAAGCGAAATCGACCAACAACGGTCTTTGGCCGCTCCGCTTCAAGCTTAACGGCAAAAAGGTATCGACGAAAGTACCACCAACGCGAACCTTATTGGATTTTCTACGGCTGGAACTGGGCCTGACGGGCACCAAGGGCGCCTGTCTCGAAGGCGAATGCGGGAGCTGCTACGTGCTGGTGGACGGCAAGCCAATGAACTCCTGCCTGATGCTCGCGCCACAGGTTCAGGACCGCGAAGTCACGACCATCGAGGGACTCGCGCGAAACAAGAAGCTCGATGTGATTCAGCAAAAGTTTATCGACTGCGGCGCGGTGCAGTGCGGCTATTGCACGCCGGGCCTGATTTTGTCCGCGAAAGCGCTGCTCGCCGAGAACCCGCACCCAACCCGCGAAGAATTCCTGGTCGGCATGGAGGGCAACATCTGCCGCTGCACAGGCTACAATAAGATCCTGCGCGCCTGCGAACAGGCCGCGGATGAAATGGGGCTGAAGAAGAAATGA